One genomic segment of Caldimonas brevitalea includes these proteins:
- a CDS encoding SAM-dependent methyltransferase has protein sequence MTIVSSDAAWRRLLDTASAPYRAAGRFAWHFARGKLGMDPVFRHLLSQGQIPPGSRVLDIGCGQGLLASLLLAAGATEPRPELWPQEWPAPPRGTRVTGIELMSRDVERARAALGAAGDAARFVCGDMRQAEFPPSDVVVILDVLHYVNHAEQNRVLERVRDALSPGGRLLLRVGDAESRRGFAISQWVDRLVTWTRGHRVPPTFGRPLAAWIAQLQSLGFDVEPRPMSQGTPFANVLLVAQRRAAPGAPA, from the coding sequence ATGACCATCGTTTCCTCCGACGCGGCCTGGCGCCGCCTGCTCGACACGGCCAGCGCGCCCTACCGCGCCGCCGGTCGCTTCGCCTGGCATTTCGCCCGCGGCAAGCTGGGCATGGACCCGGTGTTCCGCCACCTGCTCAGCCAGGGGCAGATCCCGCCCGGCTCGCGCGTGCTCGACATCGGCTGCGGCCAGGGTTTGCTCGCCAGCCTGCTGCTGGCGGCCGGCGCCACCGAGCCGAGGCCCGAGCTGTGGCCCCAGGAGTGGCCAGCACCGCCGCGCGGCACCCGGGTCACCGGCATCGAGCTGATGTCGCGCGATGTCGAGCGCGCCCGCGCGGCCTTGGGCGCCGCCGGCGACGCGGCCCGCTTCGTCTGCGGCGACATGCGGCAGGCCGAGTTTCCGCCGTCCGACGTGGTGGTGATCCTCGACGTGCTGCACTACGTCAACCACGCCGAGCAGAACCGCGTGCTGGAGCGTGTGCGCGATGCGCTGTCGCCGGGCGGGCGTTTGCTGCTGCGGGTCGGCGATGCCGAGTCGCGGCGCGGCTTCGCGATCAGCCAGTGGGTCGACCGCCTGGTGACCTGGACCCGCGGCCACCGCGTGCCGCCCACCTTCGGCCGCCCGCTGGCCGCCTGGATCGCCCAGCTGCAGTCGCTCGGTTTCGACGTCGAGCCCCGGCCGATGAGCCAGGGCACACCCTTCGCCAACGTGCTGCTGGTGGCCCAGCGGCGCGCCGCCCCCGGAGCGCCCGCCTGA
- a CDS encoding beta-ketoacyl-[acyl-carrier-protein] synthase family protein has translation MKQPLAITHYTLTTALGAGIAAHRAALESGRSGLAPCAFADVDLPGYVGEVAGVDAVQLPPSLNEFDCRNNRLAWLALQQDGFAEAVQAARSRWGAHRVAVLVGTSTSGILQTELAYRRRGADGALPSDFHYEATHNTGSLGSFIGAAFGLTGPSMVVSTACSSSAKVFASARRLLEAGWIDAAVVGGVDSLCLTTLYGFNSLELFSADICRPWDAHRKGLSLGEAAAYALIERNADSAQGWLLGSGESSDGHHMSAPHPEGAGAVAAMRQALAEAGLAPSQIDYINLHGTATPGNDAAEDRAVCSVFGTETPCSSTKGATGHTLGAAGAVEAALCLIALEQGLMPGGLHLQQRDPALQAHYLTENRHAPLRAVLSNSFGFGGSNASLVLGAAR, from the coding sequence ATGAAACAACCCCTGGCCATCACCCACTACACGCTCACGACTGCGCTCGGCGCCGGCATTGCCGCGCACCGGGCCGCGCTCGAAAGCGGGCGCAGCGGCCTGGCCCCCTGTGCCTTCGCCGACGTCGACCTGCCAGGCTATGTGGGCGAGGTGGCGGGCGTCGATGCCGTGCAGCTGCCGCCCAGCCTGAATGAATTCGACTGCCGCAACAACCGGCTGGCCTGGCTGGCGCTGCAGCAGGACGGGTTTGCCGAAGCGGTGCAAGCGGCACGCTCCCGCTGGGGCGCCCACCGGGTGGCGGTGCTGGTGGGCACCAGCACCTCCGGCATCCTGCAGACCGAGCTGGCCTACCGCCGTCGTGGTGCCGACGGCGCGCTGCCGTCCGACTTTCATTACGAAGCGACCCACAACACCGGCTCGCTGGGGAGCTTCATCGGTGCGGCTTTTGGGCTGACCGGCCCGAGCATGGTGGTGTCGACCGCCTGCTCGTCGAGCGCCAAGGTGTTCGCCAGCGCGCGGCGTCTGCTCGAAGCCGGCTGGATCGATGCCGCCGTGGTGGGCGGCGTCGACAGCCTGTGCCTGACCACGCTGTACGGCTTCAACTCGCTCGAACTGTTCTCGGCCGACATCTGCCGACCCTGGGATGCACACCGCAAAGGCCTGTCGCTCGGCGAGGCCGCCGCTTACGCGCTGATCGAGCGCAACGCCGACAGCGCCCAGGGCTGGCTGCTGGGCAGCGGCGAAAGCAGCGACGGCCACCACATGAGTGCGCCGCATCCGGAAGGCGCAGGTGCCGTCGCCGCGATGCGCCAGGCGCTGGCCGAAGCCGGGCTGGCGCCGTCGCAGATCGACTACATCAACCTGCATGGCACCGCCACGCCAGGCAATGACGCCGCCGAGGACCGCGCGGTGTGCAGCGTGTTCGGCACCGAAACACCTTGCAGCTCAACCAAAGGCGCCACCGGCCACACCTTGGGGGCTGCCGGCGCGGTCGAGGCCGCGCTGTGCCTGATCGCCCTCGAACAGGGCTTGATGCCGGGCGGCTTGCATCTGCAGCAGCGCGACCCTGCGCTGCAGGCCCACTACCTGACCGAGAACCGCCATGCGCCGCTGCGCGCGGTGCTCAGCAATTCCTTCGGCTTCGGCGGCTCCAACGCCAGCCTGGTGCTGGGAGCCGCACGATGA
- a CDS encoding beta-ketoacyl synthase chain length factor has protein sequence MSAVSVKLLGIGLIGPGLTGWAAAREVLAGQTAHLSAPTAVPSPQRLPAAERRRAGVAIKVAMAAAEEACADAGLAPQTLPTVFTSSSGDGVNCHTLCEALAGSDRLISPTRFTNSVHNAAAGYWHIGVAGQAPSTSLCAYDASFGAGLVEAVTQVRQHATPLLLVASDTPYPEPLQSARPLPDSFGLGLVFGPADGAGLTLSVNLVPANPATRPTPCADPGLEAMRRALPSARALPLLEAVARGGAVEQVVLLEYQASLHLRVEISGQGPT, from the coding sequence ATGAGCGCGGTCAGCGTCAAGCTGCTGGGGATCGGGCTGATCGGTCCCGGGCTCACCGGCTGGGCGGCGGCGCGTGAGGTGCTGGCGGGGCAGACGGCCCATCTCAGCGCGCCCACCGCGGTGCCCTCGCCCCAGCGGCTGCCGGCCGCCGAGCGGCGCCGCGCCGGTGTGGCGATCAAGGTCGCCATGGCGGCAGCGGAAGAAGCCTGCGCCGACGCCGGGCTGGCGCCGCAGACGCTGCCCACCGTGTTCACCTCGTCGAGCGGCGACGGTGTCAACTGCCACACACTGTGCGAGGCCCTGGCCGGCAGCGACCGCCTGATCTCGCCCACCCGTTTCACCAACTCGGTCCACAACGCGGCCGCCGGCTATTGGCACATCGGGGTGGCCGGGCAGGCGCCTTCGACCAGCTTGTGCGCTTACGACGCCAGCTTCGGCGCGGGACTGGTGGAGGCCGTCACCCAGGTGCGGCAGCATGCGACGCCGCTGCTGCTGGTGGCCAGCGACACACCCTATCCGGAGCCCTTGCAGTCGGCGCGGCCCTTGCCCGACAGCTTCGGGCTCGGCCTGGTGTTCGGGCCTGCCGACGGCGCCGGCCTCACGCTGAGCGTCAACCTCGTGCCGGCCAACCCCGCCACCCGACCGACACCTTGCGCCGACCCCGGGCTCGAAGCGATGCGCCGTGCGCTGCCGAGCGCCCGCGCCCTGCCGCTGCTGGAGGCGGTCGCACGTGGCGGTGCCGTGGAGCAGGTGGTGTTGCTGGAGTACCAGGCCAGCTTGCACCTGCGCGTCGAAATCTCCGGTCAAGGCCCGACATGA
- the fabG gene encoding 3-oxoacyl-ACP reductase FabG, producing the protein MTLPLAQKRALVTGASGELGSAIARRLAREGAHVIVHANSRLAAAQALAAELVDSGGSAEAVAFDVTDRGAAHTAIEALLQAGPVQIVVNNAGQHDDAVFPALREEQWSRVIDISLNGFFNVTQPLMMPMIRTRWGRVINISSVAGIAGNRGQVNYAAAKGAINSATKALSLEVASRGITVNAVAPGIIASPMADAVFDAKTIQQLVPAKRAGTPDEVAALVAFLAGPEAGYITGQILSINGGMV; encoded by the coding sequence ATGACCCTCCCCCTTGCCCAAAAGCGCGCCCTCGTCACCGGCGCCAGCGGAGAACTCGGCAGCGCGATCGCGCGGCGCTTGGCCCGCGAAGGTGCGCACGTGATCGTCCATGCCAACTCGCGGCTGGCCGCCGCGCAGGCCCTGGCCGCCGAGTTGGTCGACAGCGGCGGCTCGGCCGAGGCGGTCGCCTTCGACGTGACCGACCGCGGCGCCGCGCACACGGCCATCGAAGCCTTGTTGCAGGCCGGCCCGGTGCAGATCGTCGTCAACAACGCCGGTCAGCACGACGATGCGGTGTTCCCGGCCTTGCGCGAAGAGCAGTGGAGCCGTGTCATCGACATCTCGCTGAACGGCTTTTTCAACGTCACGCAGCCGCTGATGATGCCGATGATCCGCACCCGCTGGGGCCGGGTCATCAACATCTCGTCGGTTGCCGGCATCGCCGGCAACCGCGGGCAGGTCAACTACGCGGCAGCCAAAGGCGCCATCAACAGCGCCACCAAGGCGCTGTCGCTCGAGGTCGCGAGCCGCGGCATCACGGTCAATGCGGTGGCGCCCGGCATCATCGCCTCGCCGATGGCCGACGCCGTGTTCGACGCCAAGACCATCCAGCAACTGGTGCCCGCCAAACGCGCCGGCACGCCCGACGAGGTCGCGGCCCTGGTCGCCTTTCTCGCCGGCCCGGAAGCCGGCTACATCACGGGACAGATCCTGTCCATCAACGGGGGCATGGTCTGA